CTCTACTCTACAGTACAAAGtaatcaacttttaaaattttctaattttggtTAATATTAAGATATCTACTTGtgtgttatttatcaatttcatAACCTcctcttataaaattaaaagaaaacaaaaatcattGCAACATATTCAATGAAGCACTCTTGTCAATTTTCCATAAAAAAAAGTCAGcttgtaattttataaaaaaaaattgcctccattatattttaaatggacatcaagatttgaaaaaaaaaaaaaatcacaatcaaaTTGCATTCAAATAATAGTGTAGTGTAAGTTTCTTAATAAGGCCAAAAATGACTTGTTAATAAGACTATAGATCAAGATCAGTATCAAGGCCAAATGATTAAAATGAtcataaagttttttaaatatttattatggcAAGTCTTGCATTATTTTCAGAGGTCATTGTTTCCATTCATATCTCATTGTTTACTACCACAATCAAATACATGTTTTTCACAAACGTTACATAAAAGACCTAGATATCGTTAGTAACATCTCAATGATGGAAGGATGCATGGCTgcttaaactaattattatctttattaaaacgtcatttaattaactaaaacatTTGGGATGGTATATTGAGATTCCACACAAATTCTCTACTAAAAAACTTGACATCAAATGTTGTTTTTCCATATACTATAAAGAGTGATAATCTGTTTTTGTGAACTATCTATACCAAATAAAAGGCATACTTATTCTTGATCATCAATTTAACCCATACAATTGCTTTCTCACTTGTAAATGATCACCAACAGTAccatttaaactaaaatgtcGACCAAATGCTAAATATTTCGCAATATGAGTCCATTTTCAATAatattggtatttttttttcttttaaaatggtGTAAGGTACTCGTCGACTATAGAGTTAAACCCAAGAACTTGTACTTAAAATGAAACACTATATAATAAAAGAGTGGTGTATTAGATTTTCCAGCATAGTTGTAAAAGATCATTTTggaagaagaaataataaaaagtaaggATTGATGACAAATTAAGGAAATATTATTGAGCATTATTAAACATTTGAATTGTCGCAATTCTATTATATGTTACCCAACAATAACAAAAAcatgagaaataaaaacaatttatttaagtGAGTGTCGattaaaaagagaaaagtaATATAGTAATTATTGGTAAATAAAAGTATGTCATGCTTTGATCATAGTTACACATTCTGACAAAATTGCATACGTAAGTCAGTCAGTCAGTCAAATGACAAGAAGCACGCTTATAAGCTATGGTTGGAGTTGCTCgaggttaaaatatataattacctTATCagcattaataataataataataattattattattattattattaatgcccataattaattcattcattcattcccTTATTAAGGTTTCCGTGCCCAATAATTAATGTAAAGTTTTCATGAGGACTGtattattaactattttatctCATTAActtataactaattataatGTCTTCAGCTTAGCTTAGTTTAGTTTAGCTGACCTatagctagctagctaattattttttaataagtaatacccttttttatattaaaacatatatataatataacaagATGCATgcctgatttttttaattcaagaaTTCCctattctaataatatttgaGATGTCtggattttattttcattttttataaaatgatttatttaataaaaattcgtTTAAGCACAATAATAAAAGaatgacattaaaaaatattatgtacaAATCATTtacattagaataattaattgattcgAAATCTTCAAGAAGGGCAATAAGATCTCTACACGAATCCACATGTTTATCGGATCTAATCTCCGACATCGTCATGATAATGGCATTATGAATAATCATTAACGACTTACTTTCGTTGTTAAAAGTTCTCTGATCTTTTTTCAACCAGATAATCCACTAGAAAATTATAGGGATAGAGACCCATCTTCTAAGTCTCGCATTTTTAGTCGCCCCAATCCATGCCTCCCAATAGCCACTAACAGTTTCCGGCATAACCCATTATATTTCAGTCAAATTTCACAAAAGACTCTATATACTTGCAACaacgtgacaatgtaaaagtagatgAGAAGTTGTCTCAACCTCTTTATAACACTACGACAACGACTCACAGTAATTATGCCTTTTTTTCAACCTCTTTATTGATCTTAATGATTTGAGATGTCTCGAtctaccatatatatatttgcaaaATAATCTTCAAAATTAATCTCCTACCAATTAATTAACTTGACCAATACAATAAAAACTAGCTAGTCATGCATGTTTTATTATggatactatatatatatagatagtaACCAAACTTGAATACATGgttttgtatttaaatgattaagaATTCAAACTAAAAGAGCATGGCCAAAGAAGAGaatatagaagaagaaaaaggaagACAAAAAGCTAATGTCCCAATAAGACAACATTGGAGATTGCGAGGTTAAAGTTTATGGCCATGGCTAGCTGCAGCCAGCGTGTAGAATAAAAGCTGTCAAATCTTAGGCCCAGTTTGATTCCTTTAATGTAACaacataaaaatcaataattccTAATACCCAGtttgaattaatattacaaGGTTCATTAACCTTAGAGTGCATATATCTAAACGAATCACACAGAtggatcatatatatatgtttgttcgTTTGTGAGCTTAATTGTATTTATCATCTGCTAATTACAAATGATTAATTCGGATCTGTTTGCAGTTTGCTGACaacttatatttttgtatttgtttttatagttaggttttaaattattatcattcatatattttattgaagtaacgtttaaaagaaataatttgatcatatgtgcttaaaaaaaaactcatgaaaacaatttttaatgTGTGAGTCatcaaattaatcatatatatatatatataaagacaatttaattaaagaattcatGCATGCacgtttatatacataattagtttattcaaaaactaattcaaattttattttaaattaagttaaaatgttcaataattaatttattataagacaaatagttatttaaaaaaataaaaggtatttatATATGCAGTAAGTTGTCGGAGAAGAAGAGGAAAAAAGCGGACAAGCATGCGGGAGGAACATGCCATGCAATGTACGGACATAcctttgagtatatatataatttgtattttaattaattaattatttaattaatattcacTTCTtcatcattattataattacaaGTACACACGAGAGGTAGCCtagattctaatcatattaaaaCCACCATGTTTTTTTCCAAGTAAAGCAACAACTACTATAACTCCcttttttttcttgttaaaGAAATTAAACATAGCATATCAATTTCATACAAATTAtcaaaaagtaattttttatcAAGCATGAAATTATGAGGAACTCGatcaagattttaatttatctttttatcctaatttagtttattataaaattagcTAGCATAATTTTGTACTGTCATAATAGTCATTAAACTTAGAGCCATCTCAAAGAAAATCTAAACTAGAAGATAtacacaaaatttataaaacacgaaattttaactttcattttttcttcaaatcgaATAAAAATACAAGTTTTTCGTTTTGAGACTCAAAAGATAGCTTAAGTTACAGTTTAGTgatttttaagagattaaatgtCATTTTCAATTCTCAATTAGAACCAGAGCCGGCTCCGAAGTTTGGGCTGCCCTAGTCTCGATAGAAAAAGTTCGATATACTTTTTGTTGCCATAagtctagttttaaaaattgataaaaaaaattcattttcagtGAGATTTGAACCTATACCACATTGAAACTTTAAAGGAATAATTTGAACCACCAAGCTACaactatttatgtttaaaaatataataaatataactaaatattttgatatttttaacaaataagcTGCCCTAACCCGAGGGCTTGCCGGTTGTAGAACGAGACAAATCTACTAAGAGGCTCAAGTGGGTTTCTAACCcatccttaaaaaaaaaaaatattttttaattattttttatatgtaaaaatataacataatctctaatttcattattttttttaagtttaattcaatatttgtttatctaattaaaaaaaaaataaaaaaaatcaaccttTTTCAACTCgttttatctataatttatttttttaatattttaaactcacccctaaattaattttaagtccATTGCCCATCCAAACTTAAATTTGtggatataaaaaaaatgttttaattgttaataaagattatttgcattaattaaggaaaatatgatgtttttttataataaaaaaaaaaaggaaaaaaaaggaaaagttAAACCTGAAAAAGGATGATGACATGGCATGTTTGTGTCGGCGCGTGTTGAAAGTAGAGATGGTCCGAAGCCATTTGTCTGTTGCTTTTATGTAATGTGTCGACCGGCCACCACTGGAACCGGGCGGTCAGCCAACtcctataaataataataataataattaatttaattccaaTAACCAGCTGCAATTGCATTCATTTGCATGTTCTctcaaattaataatcaaattgaaCAACAGAgaaattcattcattcatttattcCGGCAAGACGGGGGCGGCGGTGTGGATGCTCGGTCTCGGTTTGGACCGGTTGCGAACCGAGATGAACCGCTTACTCAACTTACTCTTTAACCAGGTATGTAATTATTAACATACATAAGTTTTTCGGTTCTTACTGAATTGCTCTAGTTCGATATACTTAAACGACTATCATACAGGGTGTGTTGGACGAGCATTTCTTGCAACTCCGGCAGCTTGAAAACGACGATTGTCCCAACTTTGTTTCCGATGTCGTCAACATATACTTCCACGAGTCCGACAAACGTCTCCGCCATCTCAGGGAATTACTGTATGCAACTTAATTAtgtcttcttttcttttatattatatttatatatataggtaaataacaattaaagaaataattatttgaaattaacagGATGGAGAAAGAATTAGTGACGGATTATAAGAAAATGGGAATGCATTTGAATCAGTTATTGGGTAGCAGCTCAAGCATAGGAGCTAAAAGAGTCACCACTGTTTGCATGGCCTTTCGCTCAGCTTCTCATCATAACAACAGACcgaggtatatatatattgatcatcgagatttttattttattttttttcaaatgttgGAAGCTAGCTAGAATAACTCATTATCATTTCGTGATCtcgtaaaaataatttatttatttatttataatgtttagaTGCTTGAGGGCATTGGAGGTTTTGGAAGAAGAATACTGTTATCTCAGCAACAAACTCCACGAATTACTCCATGTAATTAAGCcaaattcattattatatttttgaattttataactTCAGgtgtatattttgaaattgaattgaaagttAGGGGcctaactaaattattttttcttgtttgGAGTACAGCTGGAGCAGCAGCATTTGTTGGCAGTTGGCATAAGATATCCAATTCAAAATTAGCATCCAAACCCCCAAGAAGAAGGACAAAGTTGAAATTTGGAAACTCATTATCTCatgataatattagttataataataataataataataataatatttgttacttaattatatagttatgaattaatgatGCATATGTTATTGCATCCATGCATGCACACGTTTCTCAATAATTAGTTATAaccatatttttcatataatttctttcattaataCTGAAATCAATATATGGGCCAATCAATTTTTCATTTAGGTTCTTATGGGTCAATTAAATCAAATAGAagcataaataaaaatattaataataaatggcCATCTTAATTTATGCATCTGCTTATCCAGGCTGCaatagggctgcaaatgagtcaagccgctcgtgagctgctcgcgagccGCTCAATCAAAGTTCGACTTGAGCTTAactttgatcgagttcgagccgagctcgagccgactcgtttaatattcgagccgaactcgagctcatataatgcttgctcgaaggcttgtcgagctttttcgagcctgataatatataatatatttatttaatataaaaaaacttaaaatttaaaacaattttttttctctctatttttaaAGCCCATATAGAAGGCCCATaatccacattattatattatattgttataaaacaaaaccctaatttctaatgtatcaatcataaacgactcttcatctctttttcttctttcttcagtCTTCATCgtttctttttcttcctcatcttcaacatttcttctttcttcttgttcttcctctatcttcaccatttcttcttcttcttcttcattcttcactatttcttcttctttcgtcTTCATCCTTACTTTACTCATTCATAAtaggttaatacatttttttatgttatctatCATCTACACTATTTCTAtcattcattcacaagaaacctacaggtaaattaaaatatattttcatttctactATAGTTATTgctcatacttttaaataactttaatttttttgtattatgagaaaTTTGTGCTTATATAGATCGTTCATAGATTtatatggaaaaacactattatatatattaatttttcatagatctatatggaaaaacactattatatatattaatagtgttcatagatatatatagaaaaatatttttaatatatattgatcatagatctatatagaaaaacactattatggtaaataatattatattatattatatataatattgaaatattaatatattatatataataaaagataaaaaaattgttagtatatattttgtatatattatgaagagataaaaaaggttagtatatattatatatagaaaaaatgaatttataatattaataatatattgtaatatataaataaattaatagattctttctataaataatataaataagtcaataaattcttgttatatttgtacccaaataatttaattatatataataatatttaataaaaaataggttgaatttgtttttgtccgtatctcccttaaaccttaaagtaagtt
This is a stretch of genomic DNA from Impatiens glandulifera chromosome 4, dImpGla2.1, whole genome shotgun sequence. It encodes these proteins:
- the LOC124937071 gene encoding pseudo histidine-containing phosphotransfer protein 6-like, yielding MLGLGLDRLRTEMNRLLNLLFNQGVLDEHFLQLRQLENDDCPNFVSDVVNIYFHESDKRLRHLRELLMEKELVTDYKKMGMHLNQLLGSSSSIGAKRVTTVCMAFRSASHHNNRPRCLRALEVLEEEYCYLSNKLHELLHLEQQHLLAVGIRYPIQN